A region from the Halobacillus mangrovi genome encodes:
- the yhbH gene encoding sporulation protein YhbH, translating to MDEEKSFVIAEDDWSLHRKGYDDQRRHQEKVKDAMNKQLPDLITEENIVMSNGKRVVKIPIRSLDEYKIRYNYEKNKHAGQGDGDSEVGDVVAQAPQSKGKPGDGDGAGDQAGEDYYEAEVSLAELEEALFKELTLPNLDEKEKDNIVHTDIEFSDIRKTGLTGNIDKKRTMLEAYKRNALGGEASFSPIYPEDIRFKTWDEKTKPQSKAVVIAMMDTSGSMGQWEKYMARSFFFWMNRFLNKNYETVEIEFVAHHTQAKVVSEEDFFSKGESGGTICSSAYRKALELINTKYSPERYNIYPFHFSDGDNLTSDNKRCLALIEELIEVSQMFGYGEVNQYNRSSSLMQAYKNIDHPKFRYYILRKKADVFHAMKQFFSEENAEEVLS from the coding sequence ATGGATGAAGAGAAGAGTTTCGTAATCGCCGAAGACGACTGGTCCCTCCATCGGAAAGGCTATGACGATCAGCGGCGACATCAAGAAAAAGTAAAAGATGCGATGAATAAACAATTGCCGGATTTGATTACCGAAGAGAACATTGTAATGTCGAATGGGAAGCGTGTCGTTAAGATACCGATTCGTTCGCTTGATGAATATAAGATTCGTTACAATTATGAAAAGAATAAACATGCAGGGCAAGGAGATGGAGACAGCGAAGTCGGCGATGTGGTTGCTCAAGCGCCTCAATCAAAAGGTAAGCCTGGCGATGGAGATGGAGCAGGTGATCAAGCTGGTGAAGATTACTATGAAGCAGAAGTTTCGTTGGCAGAGCTTGAAGAGGCTTTATTTAAAGAGCTGACCTTACCGAACCTTGATGAGAAAGAGAAGGACAATATCGTTCATACAGATATTGAATTCAGTGATATCCGTAAGACTGGATTAACTGGAAATATCGATAAGAAAAGAACAATGCTTGAAGCGTATAAACGAAATGCCTTAGGTGGGGAAGCTTCATTCTCCCCGATCTATCCTGAAGATATCCGTTTTAAAACATGGGATGAAAAAACGAAGCCGCAATCCAAGGCTGTTGTTATTGCTATGATGGATACAAGTGGATCGATGGGGCAATGGGAAAAGTATATGGCTAGAAGTTTCTTCTTTTGGATGAACCGTTTCCTTAACAAAAATTATGAAACTGTAGAAATTGAGTTTGTTGCTCACCACACTCAAGCTAAAGTTGTAAGTGAAGAAGACTTCTTCTCAAAAGGAGAAAGCGGCGGTACGATTTGTTCATCTGCTTACCGCAAGGCATTAGAATTGATTAACACGAAGTATTCACCTGAACGGTACAATATTTATCCGTTCCACTTCTCAGACGGGGATAACTTAACGTCTGATAACAAACGCTGCCTGGCTTTGATTGAGGAGTTAATAGAAGTTTCGCAAATGTTCGGGTATGGGGAAGTCAATCAATATAATCGATCCTCTAGTTTAATGCAAGCGTATAAAAACATTGATCATCCTAAATTCCGCTACTATATTCTACGCAAAAAAGCGGACGTCTTCCATGCGATGAAACAATTTTTCAGTGAAGAAAATGCAGAAGAGGTATTGAGTTAA
- the yidC gene encoding membrane protein insertase YidC: MKRLVSVLAGIGLFLTGCSSNPDGNNAGFFNHYFVDPFVSAIKMVAEAFGDNYGIAIIIITLGIRFILLPLMLKTYKNSQEMRVKMEAVKPEMNDIQNRLKEAKTQEDKQEIQAEMMKLYKTHNINPMNMGCLPILIQMPIFMGVYYAIRSSEEIATHSFLWFNLGEADVTMALIAGLLYFIQYRVSLIGISADQQKQMKLIGLLSPIMILIISFSAPSALPLYWAVGGLFLIIQTLISKRLYSQTI, translated from the coding sequence TTGAAACGATTAGTAAGTGTTTTGGCAGGTATTGGTTTGTTTTTAACTGGGTGTTCCAGTAATCCAGATGGAAATAATGCAGGGTTCTTTAATCACTATTTCGTTGATCCCTTTGTAAGTGCGATTAAAATGGTAGCAGAAGCTTTTGGTGATAATTATGGCATTGCAATTATCATCATAACCTTAGGTATCCGTTTTATCTTACTTCCGCTAATGTTGAAGACGTATAAGAATAGTCAAGAAATGCGAGTTAAAATGGAAGCAGTCAAACCAGAGATGAATGATATTCAAAACCGTTTGAAAGAAGCGAAGACCCAAGAAGACAAGCAAGAAATTCAAGCGGAAATGATGAAACTTTACAAAACCCATAACATTAACCCTATGAATATGGGCTGCTTACCGATTCTCATTCAAATGCCTATTTTTATGGGAGTATATTACGCGATCCGGAGCTCAGAAGAAATTGCTACTCATTCGTTCCTTTGGTTTAACCTGGGTGAAGCGGATGTGACGATGGCACTTATTGCCGGTCTTCTGTATTTCATCCAATACAGAGTGTCGCTCATAGGGATTTCAGCTGATCAGCAAAAGCAAATGAAGTTGATTGGTCTTCTTTCTCCTATTATGATCTTGATCATATCCTTTTCTGCTCCATCGGCCTTACCGTTATATTGGGCAGTTGGAGGACTGTTCCTCATCATCCAAACATTGATATCCAAGCGATTATATAGTCAAACGATTTAA
- the odhB gene encoding 2-oxoglutarate dehydrogenase complex dihydrolipoyllysine-residue succinyltransferase: MKEIKVPELAESITEGTIAEWLVKKGDQVEKGDPILELETDKVNVEVNADASGVIAELLKDEGDDVEVGDVIAKVDENGEAGGSDDDSSEEEEKEEEKEQNKQEEKKEEASKQKEEKSSSDSSQKEQSKDSNKDIIATPAARKRARELGIDLSEISARDPLGRIRPEDVDAAAKGGSKKEEKKEEPKKEKKQEKNNEKTEFDKPVERVKMSRRRQTIAKRLVEAQQNSAMLTTFNEVDMTNVMKLRSDRKESFQKKHDIKLGFMSFFTKAAVGALKEFPLINAEIQGNEIVKKKFYDIGMAVSTDEGLVVPVVRDADRLDFAGIEKGIADLATKARNKELQLDDLQGGSFTITNGGIFGSMLSTPILNSPQVGILGLHNIEKRAKVMPDDTIQARPMMYIALSYDHRIVDGKEAVQFLRRIKEMIEDPYDLLLEG, from the coding sequence ATGAAGGAAATTAAAGTCCCTGAATTAGCTGAATCTATCACAGAAGGAACGATCGCGGAATGGCTAGTAAAAAAAGGTGATCAGGTAGAGAAGGGCGATCCAATTCTTGAATTAGAAACAGACAAAGTAAACGTTGAAGTAAATGCAGACGCAAGTGGCGTTATAGCAGAGCTCCTGAAAGACGAAGGAGATGATGTCGAAGTCGGAGATGTCATCGCTAAAGTGGATGAGAACGGTGAAGCAGGCGGGTCTGACGATGATTCTTCTGAGGAAGAAGAGAAAGAAGAAGAAAAAGAACAAAATAAACAAGAAGAGAAAAAAGAAGAAGCTTCAAAACAGAAAGAAGAGAAATCTTCTTCTGATTCCAGCCAAAAAGAGCAATCAAAAGACAGCAACAAAGACATTATTGCAACTCCTGCAGCTCGTAAGCGTGCTCGTGAACTTGGCATTGATCTGAGTGAAATATCTGCAAGAGATCCATTAGGCCGTATCCGTCCGGAAGATGTAGACGCGGCAGCTAAAGGCGGCAGTAAGAAAGAAGAGAAGAAGGAAGAACCTAAAAAAGAGAAGAAACAAGAGAAGAATAACGAGAAAACGGAATTTGACAAACCGGTGGAACGCGTTAAAATGTCTCGCCGCCGTCAAACGATTGCGAAGCGCCTAGTTGAAGCACAGCAGAATTCAGCGATGCTAACAACATTCAACGAAGTTGATATGACGAACGTCATGAAGCTTCGCAGTGACCGTAAAGAGTCGTTCCAGAAAAAGCATGACATTAAGCTTGGCTTCATGTCCTTCTTCACAAAAGCGGCCGTTGGTGCGCTGAAAGAATTCCCATTGATCAATGCAGAGATCCAAGGGAATGAAATTGTGAAGAAGAAATTCTATGACATCGGAATGGCTGTTTCTACTGATGAAGGTTTAGTTGTGCCGGTTGTCCGCGATGCTGACCGTCTTGACTTTGCCGGAATCGAAAAAGGAATCGCAGATCTTGCAACGAAAGCCCGTAATAAAGAACTGCAGCTGGATGACTTGCAAGGCGGATCCTTCACGATTACAAATGGTGGAATTTTCGGTTCTATGCTTTCAACACCAATCTTGAATTCTCCTCAAGTCGGTATTCTTGGATTGCATAACATTGAAAAGCGTGCCAAAGTTATGCCGGATGATACGATTCAGGCTCGTCCGATGATGTACATCGCGCTCTCCTACGACCACAGAATCGTCGATGGTAAAGAAGCCGTCCAATTCCTGCGTCGTATCAAAGAAATGATTGAAGATCCATACGACTTATTACTAGAAGGTTAA